In one Dermatophilaceae bacterium Sec6.4 genomic region, the following are encoded:
- a CDS encoding hydroxymethylglutaryl-CoA lyase yields MSLPQVESSPVMPDRITIYEVGPRDGLQNEKTVLSTDLKAQFVRRLAASGLSTIETTSFVPAAWVPQMGDAPQLLESLGELGRGPDRPVLVPNERGLQAALDAGVGAVAVFGSATESFARKNLNRSVEESLQMFAPVVARAKREGLWVRAYVSMCFGDPWEGAVPIAQVVAVCERMLALGADQLCLGDTIGTGTPGHVVRLLDALGDKGIESGGLGVHFHDTYGQALANSLAAVARGVRTVDASAGGLGGCPYAKSATGNLATEDLVWACQGLGIETGVDLAQLVATSVWMAQQLGRPSPSRVVRALGAEAR; encoded by the coding sequence ATGAGCCTTCCTCAGGTCGAGTCCTCGCCCGTGATGCCGGATCGGATCACGATCTACGAGGTCGGTCCACGCGACGGTCTGCAGAACGAGAAGACGGTGCTGTCCACCGATCTCAAGGCTCAATTCGTGCGGCGGTTGGCGGCGTCCGGATTGAGCACGATCGAAACCACGTCGTTCGTCCCTGCGGCCTGGGTGCCGCAGATGGGTGACGCCCCGCAGCTGCTGGAGTCCCTCGGTGAGCTGGGCCGGGGGCCCGATCGACCGGTCCTGGTGCCCAACGAGCGCGGCCTGCAGGCAGCGCTCGACGCCGGCGTCGGTGCGGTCGCAGTCTTCGGATCGGCCACCGAATCATTCGCTCGCAAGAACCTCAACCGCAGCGTCGAAGAATCGTTGCAGATGTTCGCTCCCGTCGTGGCGCGAGCAAAGCGCGAGGGTCTGTGGGTGCGTGCCTACGTCTCGATGTGCTTCGGCGACCCATGGGAGGGTGCCGTGCCGATAGCCCAGGTCGTGGCGGTGTGTGAGCGGATGCTCGCGCTCGGTGCCGACCAGCTCTGCCTCGGTGACACCATCGGCACCGGGACGCCGGGTCACGTCGTACGGCTGCTGGATGCGTTGGGAGACAAGGGGATCGAGTCCGGGGGTCTCGGAGTGCATTTCCATGACACCTACGGCCAGGCGCTCGCCAACTCGCTCGCCGCGGTCGCACGTGGGGTGCGGACGGTCGATGCATCTGCAGGTGGACTGGGGGGTTGCCCGTACGCGAAGAGCGCGACCGGCAACCTGGCGACCGAGGATCTGGTGTGGGCCTGTCAGGGGCTCGGTATAGAAACGGGCGTGGACCTGGCGCAGTTGGTGGCGACGAGCGTCTGGATGGCGCAGCAGCTGGGCCGTCCCTCCCCGTCCCGGGTGGTGCGCGCCCTCGGTGCCGAGGCACGATGA
- a CDS encoding DNA repair helicase XPB, which translates to MTDGPLIVQSDKTVLLEVDHPDSIAARRAIAPFAELERAPEHIHTYRITPLGLWNARAAGHDAEQVVDALVRFSRYPVPNALLIDVAETMDRYGRLVLEKREDGQLILTSIDKPVLEEILRHKKISPMIGERLDDLTVCVHASERGAIKQQLIKVGWPAEDRAGYVDGEAHPIELDNANWSLRPYQEQAIEGFWHGGSGVVVLPCGAGKTLVGAGAMARAKATTLILVTNTVSARQWREELLKRTSLTEDEIGEYSGARKEIRPVTIATYQVLTHKRKGVFPHLELLDARDWGLVLYDEVHLLPAPIFRMTADLQARRRLGLTATLVREDGRESDVFSLIGPKRFDAPWKDIEAQGYIAPADCVEVRVTLPETDRMVYATTEPEDRYRFASCSSVKEPIVEQLVARHAGAPTLVIGQYLDQLDTLASRLNADIITGETSVAVRQKLFQQFRDGEITLLVVSKVANFSIDLPEASVAIQVSGTFGSRQEEAQRLGRVLRPKKDHGTAHFYTVVARDTVDAEFAAHRQRFLAEQGYAYRIVDAEDLGDFAPKATN; encoded by the coding sequence ATGACCGACGGACCCCTGATCGTGCAGAGCGACAAGACGGTGCTACTCGAAGTCGACCACCCGGACTCGATTGCGGCGCGTCGGGCAATCGCTCCGTTCGCGGAGTTGGAGCGGGCGCCCGAGCACATCCACACCTACCGGATCACCCCCCTGGGTCTGTGGAATGCCCGCGCTGCCGGTCACGATGCCGAGCAGGTCGTCGACGCGCTGGTGCGCTTCAGCCGTTACCCGGTGCCCAATGCGTTGCTCATCGACGTCGCGGAGACAATGGACCGCTACGGACGCCTGGTGCTGGAGAAGCGCGAGGACGGTCAGCTGATCCTCACCAGCATCGACAAGCCGGTACTGGAGGAGATCCTGCGGCACAAGAAGATCTCACCGATGATCGGCGAGCGGTTGGACGACCTCACCGTCTGCGTGCACGCCAGCGAGCGCGGCGCGATCAAACAACAGCTGATCAAGGTCGGCTGGCCGGCTGAGGACCGCGCCGGCTATGTCGACGGTGAAGCCCACCCGATCGAGCTCGACAACGCGAACTGGTCACTGCGGCCCTACCAGGAGCAGGCCATCGAGGGTTTCTGGCACGGTGGCTCGGGGGTTGTCGTGCTGCCCTGCGGAGCCGGCAAGACGCTCGTCGGCGCAGGCGCGATGGCACGCGCCAAGGCAACCACCCTGATCCTGGTCACCAACACTGTCTCGGCGCGCCAATGGCGCGAAGAGCTGCTCAAACGCACGTCGCTGACCGAGGACGAGATCGGTGAGTACAGCGGGGCCCGCAAGGAGATCCGCCCGGTCACCATCGCGACCTACCAGGTGCTGACCCACAAACGTAAGGGCGTCTTCCCGCACCTGGAGTTGCTGGACGCGCGCGACTGGGGTCTGGTGCTCTACGACGAGGTACACCTGTTGCCGGCACCGATCTTCCGGATGACCGCTGATCTGCAGGCCCGGCGCCGTCTGGGGTTGACCGCGACGCTGGTGCGTGAGGACGGACGGGAATCCGACGTCTTCAGCCTGATCGGCCCGAAGCGTTTCGACGCGCCCTGGAAGGACATCGAGGCCCAGGGTTACATCGCCCCCGCGGACTGCGTCGAGGTACGGGTCACCCTGCCCGAGACGGACCGGATGGTCTACGCCACCACCGAACCGGAGGATCGGTACCGCTTCGCGTCCTGTTCGAGCGTCAAGGAACCGATCGTCGAGCAGCTGGTCGCCCGTCACGCGGGCGCTCCGACCCTGGTGATCGGTCAGTACCTGGACCAGCTCGACACACTGGCGAGCCGGCTGAACGCCGACATCATCACCGGGGAGACGTCGGTCGCGGTCCGACAAAAACTCTTCCAACAATTCCGCGACGGCGAGATCACCCTGCTCGTGGTGAGCAAGGTCGCGAACTTCTCGATCGACCTGCCCGAGGCGAGCGTGGCGATCCAGGTGTCGGGGACCTTCGGCTCCCGACAGGAGGAGGCGCAACGTCTGGGTCGGGTGCTTCGCCCCAAGAAGGACCACGGCACGGCGCACTTCTACACGGTGGTCGCCCGCGACACCGTCGACGCCGAATTCGCCGCGCACCGCCAGCGGTTCCTTGCCGAGCAGGGCTACGCCTATCGCATCGTGGACGCCGAGGATCTGGGCGATTTCGCAC
- a CDS encoding helicase-associated domain-containing protein, which translates to MTSRSFADDVRGRTDSQLRQLVLRRPDLARPAPADLTGLAARAATRPSVQRAIEALQADTLRVLEAVLVADEQSAPALLGTTKKAVTPHLKSLRELALLWKSPEGLKPARAVAEIVPEPARLGPPALELGVRPPTDIPAAVAQCSERAQTALDRLRWSGPRVTFSSERARAVRDELIGASLAAAVEDDAAILPREVALALRGGRLYADALTRPEPVATPRECTDVDRAGGVAASELLARVEELALLWAAERPRVLRSGGLGVKDHRAAASALEITIEQAAFVIEIAAAAGLLGRTADAVSIFLPTAAYDEWLDGEPADRWSQLVRTWWTTLRAPNLSTDEDIPGGTANVLAPEASWPLLRTRRHEVLNVLAALPAGQPATLEEVGELLRWHLPMRLPSTAPTRADIVLRETEWLGVVALGALTGAGRELVADTTLHPSMPKPADELLVQADLTAVAPGALSDDLRRFMHQAAEVESRGAATVYRFTPTSLRNALDAGADADEVLARLRAASRTPLPQPLEYLVGDVARRHGQTRIGAAGCYLRSDDEASLQAILADRALAPLQLRRIASTVLISPAHPTTVLEMLREHRHSPVAESASGTVIGTGPAKDRAPTPRAAPPVAVMSVDDALADRLVVALRAGERDRPEPSAGPRIPSTEPSVTRSMLQEAVGAGARVWIGYAEPSGELRRAIFRPRRIEGGRVAGLISPGEHDPERPRTFSIHRITGIAEVA; encoded by the coding sequence GTGACATCTCGCAGTTTCGCCGACGACGTGCGGGGCCGCACCGATTCCCAATTGCGGCAGCTGGTCCTGCGCCGCCCCGACCTTGCGCGGCCCGCACCTGCTGATCTGACCGGTCTCGCGGCCCGCGCCGCGACCCGCCCCAGCGTGCAACGGGCCATCGAGGCCCTGCAGGCCGACACGTTGCGCGTGCTGGAGGCAGTACTGGTCGCCGATGAGCAGAGCGCGCCGGCCCTGCTCGGCACCACGAAGAAGGCCGTCACCCCGCACCTGAAGTCGCTGCGCGAGCTCGCCCTGCTGTGGAAGTCCCCCGAGGGACTCAAACCGGCGCGCGCCGTGGCCGAGATCGTCCCGGAACCCGCGCGGCTGGGACCGCCGGCACTGGAACTGGGTGTGCGACCGCCCACCGACATCCCCGCCGCGGTCGCGCAATGCTCAGAGCGCGCGCAGACCGCTCTGGATCGGCTGCGCTGGTCCGGTCCGCGCGTCACATTCTCCAGTGAGCGGGCCCGCGCGGTGCGTGATGAGTTGATCGGGGCGTCACTGGCCGCTGCGGTCGAGGACGACGCCGCGATCCTGCCCCGCGAAGTCGCACTCGCCCTACGCGGTGGCCGGTTGTACGCCGACGCCCTGACACGTCCTGAGCCGGTGGCAACGCCGCGCGAATGCACCGACGTCGACCGGGCGGGCGGGGTGGCGGCATCGGAGTTGCTCGCTCGCGTGGAGGAGTTGGCACTGCTGTGGGCCGCAGAGCGGCCTCGCGTGCTGCGTTCGGGCGGGCTCGGCGTCAAGGATCACCGTGCTGCCGCATCGGCGCTGGAGATCACCATCGAGCAGGCGGCGTTCGTGATCGAGATCGCAGCGGCCGCAGGCCTGCTCGGGCGCACCGCAGATGCTGTGTCGATCTTCCTGCCGACCGCGGCTTACGACGAATGGCTGGACGGTGAGCCCGCTGACCGCTGGTCGCAGCTCGTGCGCACCTGGTGGACCACCTTGCGCGCACCGAACTTGTCCACTGACGAGGACATTCCGGGCGGTACCGCCAACGTCCTTGCGCCGGAAGCCAGTTGGCCGCTTTTGCGGACGCGTCGCCATGAGGTGCTGAATGTGCTCGCTGCCCTCCCTGCGGGTCAACCGGCCACGCTGGAGGAAGTCGGGGAACTACTGCGCTGGCACCTGCCGATGCGGCTGCCCAGCACGGCGCCCACGCGCGCCGACATCGTGCTGCGCGAAACCGAGTGGCTGGGCGTGGTCGCCCTGGGTGCACTGACGGGAGCGGGTCGGGAACTGGTCGCCGACACCACGTTGCACCCGTCGATGCCGAAACCGGCCGATGAGTTGCTGGTACAGGCTGACCTGACCGCCGTAGCGCCGGGTGCGCTGAGTGATGACCTGCGGCGATTCATGCACCAGGCCGCAGAAGTGGAATCACGTGGTGCCGCCACGGTCTACCGGTTCACCCCGACCTCGCTGCGTAATGCCCTGGACGCCGGAGCCGACGCGGATGAGGTACTCGCCAGGTTGCGCGCGGCCAGTCGCACCCCACTGCCACAGCCGTTGGAATACCTCGTCGGTGATGTCGCGCGCCGGCACGGACAGACCCGGATCGGAGCGGCGGGCTGCTACCTGCGCAGCGACGACGAAGCCTCGCTGCAGGCGATCCTCGCCGATCGGGCGCTGGCGCCGTTGCAGCTGCGTCGGATCGCTTCGACCGTGCTGATCTCGCCCGCGCACCCGACGACGGTGTTGGAGATGCTGCGCGAGCACCGCCACTCCCCCGTTGCCGAGAGTGCCTCGGGCACCGTGATCGGCACCGGGCCCGCCAAGGACCGCGCACCGACCCCGCGCGCTGCGCCACCCGTTGCCGTCATGAGCGTCGACGACGCCCTGGCCGACCGGTTGGTCGTGGCACTGCGCGCGGGCGAACGTGACCGGCCGGAGCCGTCCGCGGGACCCCGTATCCCCTCGACCGAACCCAGCGTGACCCGGTCGATGCTGCAGGAGGCTGTCGGGGCAGGCGCTCGCGTCTGGATCGGATATGCCGAGCCCTCCGGGGAGCTGCGCCGGGCCATCTTCCGACCTCGTCGCATCGAGGGCGGGCGGGTGGCCGGTCTGATCAGCCCCGGCGAACACGATCCGGAACGCCCGCGCACCTTCTCGATCCACCGCATCACAGGCATCGCCGAAGTCGCCTGA
- a CDS encoding nucleoside deaminase, translated as MTVDEQDLQHLRRCVQLAVEAVQAGDEPFGSVLVDATGVVLMEDRNRVGCGDHTRHPEIAIAKWAATNMSPGDRASSTVYTSGEHCPMCAAAHAWVGLGRIVYASSAQQLTSWSHEFGAPVSPVAPLPIQQVAPGIRVEGPVDELAGQVRELHRTLHRGSSDSEH; from the coding sequence ATGACAGTGGACGAGCAAGACCTGCAACATCTGCGCCGATGCGTGCAGTTGGCGGTCGAAGCTGTCCAGGCCGGGGACGAACCCTTCGGCTCGGTTCTGGTGGACGCGACGGGAGTGGTCCTCATGGAGGACCGCAATCGAGTTGGCTGCGGTGACCACACCCGTCACCCGGAGATTGCGATCGCGAAGTGGGCGGCGACGAACATGAGCCCCGGCGATCGCGCGTCGTCGACTGTCTACACCTCGGGTGAACACTGCCCGATGTGCGCGGCCGCGCACGCCTGGGTCGGCCTGGGGCGCATCGTCTACGCGAGCTCGGCGCAGCAGTTGACCTCATGGAGCCACGAATTCGGGGCCCCGGTCAGTCCGGTTGCGCCGTTGCCGATCCAGCAGGTGGCTCCCGGCATCCGAGTCGAGGGTCCCGTCGACGAGCTTGCCGGGCAGGTACGCGAGCTGCACCGGACGTTGCATCGTGGATCGAGCGACAGCGAACACTGA
- a CDS encoding M13-type metalloendopeptidase, whose amino-acid sequence MKSGITAKFDEGIRVQDDLFGHVNNVWVTNTDIPQDRARYGSFDILREASEANVREIVQEAAASDAAPSTPARKVGDLFTAFMDIERIESLGAGPITATLDSVSAVASVTDLCTLLGSLSAEGVAGAVGGYVNVDAKDPDNYIVYLEQAGLGLPDESYYRDEKYAPVREKYVGHIERMLSLAGVDDSARRASAVLQLETRIAGHHWDVVATRDAVNSYNKYDAAGLRELAPEFDWDVWESAQGVAPAVFAQVVVGQPSFLTGFSQVLREVPLEDWKSWLMWHVVSARASYLSAAFVDANFEFYGRTLSGTPQLKERWKRGVALVEGALGEVAGQLYVERHFPPHAKERMVALVANLIEAYRRDFQTLSWMSEQTRARALQKLAAFTPKIGYPDSWRDYSGLQIDPADLLGNVVRSARFESDRELAKVGGPINRDEWFMTPQTVNAYYNPTMNEIVFPAAILQPPFFDVDADDAVNYGGIGGVIGHEIGHGFDDQGSRYDGTGRLEDWWTADDRERFDALAQKLIEQFNDEEPAAAPGSKVNGGFTVGENIGDLGGLTIGFKAYEIATEDASAPELDGLTGAQRFFIGWSQVWCGKARPEEAERLLAIDPHAPMNCRANVARNLHEFHQAFDVTDGDGMWLPEDQRVRIF is encoded by the coding sequence ATGAAGTCAGGCATCACCGCGAAGTTCGACGAGGGCATCCGTGTGCAGGACGACCTCTTCGGACACGTGAACAACGTGTGGGTCACCAATACGGACATCCCGCAGGACCGGGCGCGCTACGGGTCGTTCGACATACTGCGCGAGGCGTCTGAGGCGAACGTCCGGGAGATCGTGCAGGAGGCTGCCGCGTCGGACGCCGCCCCTTCAACGCCGGCTCGCAAGGTGGGTGACCTCTTCACCGCGTTCATGGACATCGAACGCATCGAATCGCTCGGTGCAGGCCCCATCACCGCGACCTTGGACTCGGTCAGCGCCGTGGCCTCGGTAACCGATCTGTGCACGCTGCTCGGGTCACTGTCCGCCGAGGGCGTGGCGGGCGCAGTCGGCGGATACGTCAACGTCGACGCCAAAGATCCCGACAACTACATCGTCTATCTCGAACAGGCCGGTCTCGGGCTGCCCGACGAGTCGTACTACCGCGACGAGAAGTACGCGCCCGTGCGGGAGAAGTATGTCGGGCACATCGAGCGGATGTTGTCACTGGCCGGAGTCGACGACAGCGCGCGGCGCGCGAGCGCAGTGCTGCAGCTGGAGACCCGTATCGCCGGTCACCACTGGGATGTGGTCGCAACCCGTGACGCGGTGAACAGCTACAACAAGTACGACGCCGCCGGTCTACGGGAGCTGGCACCCGAGTTCGATTGGGATGTCTGGGAATCTGCGCAGGGCGTGGCGCCAGCGGTATTCGCGCAGGTCGTCGTCGGGCAGCCGTCCTTTCTGACGGGGTTCTCGCAGGTACTGCGCGAGGTCCCTTTGGAGGACTGGAAGTCCTGGCTGATGTGGCATGTCGTGAGCGCGCGCGCGTCCTACCTGAGTGCTGCGTTCGTCGACGCCAATTTCGAGTTCTACGGCAGGACGCTGTCGGGGACACCGCAGTTGAAGGAGCGTTGGAAGCGCGGTGTCGCGCTGGTCGAAGGGGCGCTGGGTGAGGTCGCCGGGCAGCTGTACGTCGAGCGGCACTTCCCGCCGCATGCCAAGGAGCGCATGGTGGCGCTGGTTGCCAATCTGATCGAGGCCTACCGCCGTGACTTCCAGACGTTGTCCTGGATGAGCGAGCAGACCCGCGCCAGGGCGTTGCAGAAGCTTGCCGCGTTCACCCCGAAGATCGGCTACCCGGACAGTTGGCGCGACTACTCGGGCCTGCAGATCGACCCAGCAGATCTGCTGGGCAATGTGGTGCGCTCGGCACGGTTCGAGTCCGATCGCGAACTGGCCAAGGTGGGCGGTCCGATCAACCGCGACGAGTGGTTCATGACCCCCCAGACCGTCAACGCCTACTACAACCCGACGATGAACGAGATCGTCTTCCCGGCGGCGATCCTGCAACCACCGTTCTTCGACGTCGATGCCGACGACGCCGTCAACTACGGCGGAATCGGCGGCGTGATAGGCCACGAGATCGGGCACGGTTTCGACGACCAGGGATCGCGGTACGACGGGACCGGTCGGTTGGAAGACTGGTGGACAGCAGATGACCGGGAGCGGTTCGACGCCCTCGCGCAGAAACTGATCGAACAGTTCAACGACGAGGAACCGGCAGCCGCGCCGGGATCGAAGGTCAACGGCGGTTTCACCGTCGGGGAGAACATCGGTGATCTGGGCGGGTTGACGATCGGCTTCAAGGCCTACGAGATCGCCACGGAGGATGCCTCTGCACCCGAGCTGGACGGTCTGACCGGTGCTCAGCGGTTCTTCATCGGCTGGTCGCAGGTGTGGTGCGGTAAGGCCCGCCCCGAGGAAGCGGAGCGGCTACTGGCTATCGACCCGCACGCACCGATGAACTGCCGGGCCAACGTTGCGCGCAACCTGCACGAGTTCCATCAGGCATTCGATGTCACGGACGGTGACGGCATGTGGTTGCCCGAGGACCAGCGGGTACGTATCTTCTGA